A window of Citrus sinensis cultivar Valencia sweet orange chromosome 7, DVS_A1.0, whole genome shotgun sequence contains these coding sequences:
- the LOC102617616 gene encoding uncharacterized protein LOC102617616 isoform X2: MFFTKLIHRKLSSLLQPWLRDEPELELKLGFINSIAIVKNLRFNNLALNRILDQESSSVYVKELNIEHLSLRFSNWSSTAFSLEVRGVDVTLSAREIKERGLQKDKKTSRSASENVKKNISAIDPEGGAVHDVLERILNTTPSRSRIATAIVNLILNHCYLQMVGINLQLHLPISSDSFAYISELKELNAESLYFHQGCLLRGLVGLVFRPLKKSSFVISGSGFEIGYKRNDHINHVCSSNELLACAKLDELQLVYFDIHSLELNILFSPVDLAIFAVLAELSPKGSKHVRNGRLLWKLVSRRIGHVISAPSLSLHNLVTHVSLWLRYVNAYAHLLFLLGYSADHLLKRYALKISQDETFLASVKNNWEVITDIEIELPAEAIAQARRIARYRAAVNVQRDEDSDKKFSVSSHLKIFSKILPLLACVWKAMYRIFHLIAQLLFLFRLSTKDPESSVNVRQGIVSEYSYPQRCFCLNLEKLFITFYPEHSAEPVNQRLESQTGISYSDFLSFCLSVDALILMYTEDISEKSFLFSCGQLKVTSSSYIRAPLRRSSSMDSTASVKGHRRKGRVTNAKIVLWGEPAELFTLSETNKSSPTDHAEGAFDPVLEDFLGEMWFNWKRFCMKFDESEIEYSENPWLLCETKSFLTYPDLKNPDSGFWKCNLTVGKLNLALEYSSLLSMALLLRQIQHVATWTKGNAMPRAPSGSTPTIADQPEISCNDKFESCAGGIKMALCRMLPEKHIQIGVLIAGPHIQMSLRKIAFQNRRAEKNHLVGQDDFHLEFDVHNIKFVALPTSKSDSTSFVRIPGSDDAKLECIRLQKPQIIAKSDDEKYASQGWISICAYLRIDGLNTYLVDVVRNQRSLIFALKPISFHFSSSREYVHSLTTTVNAFAAALCGMAGGFTIISFIDEMHALFQVVAGLFSEVSYACNGFDYVIYVPFQEFIQQDIVSLEHENGESTVKGASFICTSTLFSLSGTFKLEPMDIFCHKYRIREKVSFVKNIDASSGKMFSDVLLDCGVWISVYQTCMDISCEEGKIEVVIDFSGIKSQLIRYEGHLGNVLDHLVFRNLLLQPHNCLHELSLSNCIFTMWFCRRHDALSPHAESDTVGGSHSGSNIPHSVGNSTLTSESEKSTAWSHHFVQKVGFDPNIFIPAPSHWLLLNIAFGEVLMTNCLVKNVLVGSHQFNKLLSSLSVGGEFQSVSCAIQMIMSTVSSFYGISSKEMSRKTTERHQSIKQESSNGFKAMVPNGAIVAIQDVDQHTYFAVEDGENKYTLAGAIHYSLVGERALFRVKYHKQKRWMSSVLWFSLISLYAKNDLGEPLRLNCHSGSCFVDISSSDDSSCTLWRMLPCDSESYRGDVDWEAQNQLVKDTFYLVNKKNDCAVAFIDGVPEFVKKPGNSFKFKEFNNLAVTRDLVVSDGYSFDASGTNVSRTEHDDEDKTSEKSGGLPCIHIKIDKVALTVVHELLDTKDRLPLFCACVSDTQIAVQSLSTKARVMSTSRALLSYFDAQRNLWRELVQPVEICIYYRSSFQIQGSEALWHRVPLRIYCRIKEFQIFLTELSLDILLFVVGKLDLAGPYLIRSSRILANCCKVENQSGLNLHCHFDEQQSVTVGRKQSASIFLRNSTLVNQAPDSSSVVSIQLSLGSFTTSPIYLSLLESRSLTWRTRIVSAQDSRTFPGPFIVVDISRTSEDGLSIVVSPLIRVHNETEFSMELRFRRVQEQEDDFASILLKPGHTIDDSMAMFDAVSFSGGLKKALMSLSVGNFLFSFRPGSSDGLISSKSSLSAEWSEELTGGKAVRLSGIFDKLSYEVRRALSVQSEKCSFSTAHCVLKAGDIHVASMHFLIQSIGRNVPIIEPDKSSDGFESRSLPIALQEQKEIFLLPTVLVTNLLHLDIHVLLSETDLCTNSGSENIGKQATIPCGSKADFYANPAIMYFIITLPAFRSSCKPLNSSDWVNKLLKHKNDVRYLDIDLDFGAGKYFASLRLSRGQRGILEATIFTSYTLRNETDVSLLFYAPNQKPLSRDEVQKSGFGISPEIGLLLSPKSTGSWFLKSHKLRFRLLDDHSSEALLDLDILSGLTEIKLEIDEGSGVKYFSKFGVSMGPSSSKVAVPSQTTTIVPRHVVLNETEERIIVRQCYLEDDRAGMFPINSKERKTLQLHDGVDKKRAFSSFENFIRKHRNDNDKSLIYIQFQLDESELGWSGPLCISSLGRFFLKFRKKSDQVKELGKSIIEFAAVHVAEEGSSLVVHFHKPPNVNLPYRIENCLRGASVTYYQKESSEAEVLGSECSVDYVWDDLTLPHKLVVLINDMHTLREINLDKVRPWKPFFKLKQHRSLASYAAFGKKLGDQRTSFGEFNGMEIVKVGYEVRADGPTRILRICESSDSHKRNTASKFCAKIQLRISYFALHLLEHRKQDMDESDASSYAPIVVGRLGNINLDSVFRDQQKYNQISVQSLNVEHKRLGAPFAAMLRRHQLGYSESNDCVLKIVCILLSNSSNVKQVKYSSIILQPVDLNLDEETLMSIASFWRTSLSDSNTQSRQFYFDHFEILPIKIIANFLPGDSYSSYNSAQETVRSLLHSVVKVPSIKNMVVELNGVLVTHALITVRELLNKCGQHYLWYAMRSIYIAKGSPLLPPAFASIFDDSASSSLDVFFDPSYGLTNLPGLTLGTFKFISKCIDGKGFSGTKRYFGDLGKTLKTAGSNVLFAAVTEISDSVLRGAETSGFDGLVSGFHHGILKLAMEPSLLGSALIGGGPDRNINLDRSPGIDELYIEGYLQAMLDSMYRQEYLRVRVIDNQVFLKNLPPNNALINEIMDRVKGFLESEGLLKGDPSRTSRPSRQLRGENEWKIGPTVLTLCEHLFVSFAIRMLRRRADKLIAGIKLKKKSEADNDKAVVPVQRGEGRDSGKFIWKWGIGKFVLSGIIAYIDGRLCRGIPNPIARRIVGGFLLSFLDKRDNQ, translated from the exons ATgttcttcacaaaattaatccACCGTAAGCTATCATCTCTCTTGCAACCATGGTTGCGGGACGAGCCGGAGCTGGAACTCAAATTAGGGTTCATAAACTCTATCGCAATTGTGAAAAACCTCAGATTTAACAATTTGGCTCTCAATCGGATACTGGACCAGGAATCAAGTAGCGTGTATGTGAAGGAATTAAATATCGAACACTTGAGCCTTCGCTTCTCCAATTGGTCATCCACTGCCTTCTCCCTTGAAGTTCGCGGCGTCGACGTCACTCTATCTGCTAG GGAAATCAAGGAAAGAGGACTGCAAAAGGATAAGAAAACGAGTCGTTCTGCTTCAGAGAAtgtaaaaaagaatatttctgCAATCGATCCTGAG GGTGGTGCTGTGCATGACGTCTTGGAAAGGATCTTGAACACCACTCCATCAAGAAGTAGGATCGCAACAGCTATTGTAAATCTTATTCTCAATCATTGCTATTTACAGATGGTTGGCATTAATCTGCAGCTGCATTTACCCATTTCCAGTGATTCCTTTGCATACATCTCAGAACTAAAGGAGCTTAATGCAGAATCTCTGTATTTTCATCAAGGATGCCTTTTGAGAGGATTAGTTGGTTTGGTTTTTCGACCTCTGAAAAAGAGCTCTTTTGTCATCAGTGGCAGTGGTTTTGAGATTGGGTACAAGAGGAATGATCATATAAACCATGTTTGTTCTTCAAATGAGCTTTTGGCTTGTGCAAAACTGGATGAACTTCAGCTTGTATATTTCGATATTCACTCTCTAgagttaaatattttattttccccaGTTGATCTTGCCATTTTTGCAGTTCTTGCTGAACTGTCTCCTAAAGGGTCAAAGCATGTAAGAAATGGTCGATTACTGTGGAAACTAGTTTCAAGGAGAATTGGCCACGTGATTTCAGCTCCTAGTTTGTCATTGCATAATTTAGTTACTCATGTTAGCCTGTGGCTACGTTATGTCAATGCCTATGCACATTTACTGTTTCTACTTGGATATTCTGCTGACCATTTGCTAAAAAGATATGCCTTGAAGATATCCCAAGATGAAACATTTTTAGCTTCTGTCAAAAACAATTGGGAGGTGATTACTGATATTGAAATTGAGCTACCTGCTGAGGCTATTGCACAGGCACGGCGAATAGCTCGTTACCGAGCTGCAGTAAATGTTCAACGGGATGAAGATAGTGACAAAAAATTCTCTGTCAGTAGtcacttaaaaattttctccaAGATCCTTCCTCTACTAGCGTGTGTATGGAAAGCTATGTACAGAATATTCCATCTAATTGCAcagttgttatttttgtttagatTGTCGACCAAGGATCCAGAATCCAGTGTCAATGTGCGTCAGGGAATTGTTTCTGAATATTCCTATCCACAACGTTGCTTCTGTCTAAACCTCGAAAAACTCTTTATCACTTTTTACCCCGAACACTCGGCTGAGCCTGTTAATCAAAGATTAGAATCACAAACTGGCATTTCATATTCAGAtttcctttcattctgccttTCAGTTGATGCACTGATATTGATGTACACGGAAGACATTTCTGAAAAgtctttccttttttcctgTGGGCAATTGAAGGTTACATCCTCAAGTTATATCAGAGCTCCTCTGAGGAGAAGTAGTTCAATGGATTCTACTGCTTCTGTGAAAGGACATCGAAGAAAAGGAAGAGTTACTAATGCCAAAATTGTTTTGTGGGGTGAGCCTGCAGAACTGTTTACCCTTTCAGAAACTAACAAAAGCAGTCCCACTGATCATGCAGAAGGTGCATTTGACCCAGTTCTGGAAGATTTTCTGGGAGAAATGTGGTTCAATTGGAAAAGATTTTGCatgaaatttgatgaaagtgaGATTGAATATTCTGAAAATCCATGGCTTCTCTGTGAGACTAAAAGTTTTTTGACATATCCAGACCTCAAGAATCCAGATTCTGGGTTTTGGAAATGCAATTTGACAGTGGGAAAGTTGAATTTGGCTTTGGAATATTCATCTTTACTCTCAATGGCTCTTCTTCTTCGGCAGATACAACATGTTGCGACTTGGACCAAGGGCAATGCAATGCCAAGGGCTCCTTCAGGGTCTACACCTACCATTGCAGATCAGCCAGAGATCAGTTGCAATGATAAATTTGAGAGCTGTGCTGGTGGAATAAAGATGGCCTTGTGTAGAATGCTTCCAGAGAAACATATTCAAATTGGAGTGCTCATAGCCGGTCCTCACATCCAAATGTCACTAAGGAAGATTGCATTTCAAAATAGAAGGGCAGAAAAGAATCATTTGGTCGGTCAAGATGATTTTCACCTGGAATTTGATGTTCATAACATTAAGTTTGTTGCTTTGCCAACCTCAAAATCTGATTCGACATCATTTGTCAGAATCCCAGGATCTGATGATGCAAAACTAGAGTGTATACGATTGCAGAAACCTCAGATAATTGCTAAATCAGATGATGAGAAGTATGCATCTCAAGGGTGGATTTCAATTTGTGCTTACCTTAGAATTGATGGTTTGAACACTTACTTGGTTGACGTTGTAAGAAACCAACGGAGTCTAATTTTTGCATTGAAGCCAATAAGCTTTCACTTTTCATCCTCCAG GGAGTATGTTCATTCATTAACCACAACTGTTAATGCCTTTGCTGCAGCTTTATGTGGGATGGCTGGAGGATTCactattatttcatttattgatgaaaTGCATGCTTTATTTCAG GTGGTTGCAGGCTTATTCTCTGAAGTGTCATATGCTTGTAATGGGTTCGATTATGTAATTTATGTACCCTTTCAAGAATTTATACAGCAGGATATTGTATCCTTGGAACATGAGAACGGGGAGTCTACTGTAAAAGGAGCATCATTCATATGTACGAGCACTCTGTTTTCACTTAGCGGGACCTTTAAGCTTGAGCCGatggatatattttgtcatAAATATAGGATAAGAGAAAAAGTGAGttttgtgaaaaatattgATGCTTCAAGTGGTAAAATGTTTTCTGATGTTTTGCTTGATTGCGGAGTTTGGATTTCTGTTTATCAAACATGTATGGATATATCTTGTGAAGAAGGGAAAATAGAAGTTGTCATAGATTTTTCAGGAATTAAGTCTCAATTGATCAGATATGAGGGTCATTTAGGAAATGTTCTTGACCACTTGGTATTTAGAAATTTGCTGCTGCAGCCACATAACTGCTTACATGAACTCTCTCTTTCTAACTGCAtatttacaatgtggttttgtCGCCGTCATGATGCCTTATCCCCACATGCTGAGAGTGATACAGTTGGTGGTTCTCATTCTGGGAGTAATATTCCTCATTCAGTGGGGAATTCCACTTTAACAAGTGAATCTGAAAAATCGACTGCTTGGTCTCACCATTTTGTTCAGAAGGTGGGATTTGATCCGAATATCTTCATACCAGCCCCAAGTCACTGGCTACTGCTAAACATTGCATTTGGTGAGGTCTTAATGACAAACTGCCTGGTAAAGAATGTTCTGGTTGGATCACATCAATTCAATAAGCTTCTGTCATCACTTTCAGTTGGAGGAGAATTTCAGTCAGTTTCTTGTGCGATCCAG ATGATTATGTCTACAGTTTCGTCCTTCTATGGAATATCCAGCAAAGAAATGTCTAGGAAAACAACAGAAAGACACCAATCTATAAAACAAGAAAGCAGCAATGGTTTTAAAGCTATGGTTCCAAACG GAGCAATTGTTGCCATTCAAGATGTAGACCAGCATACATACTTTGCAGTTGAAGATGGAGAAAATAAGTACACTCTAGCAGGAGCAATTCATTATTCTCTTGTGGGAGAAAGGGCTCTTTTTAGG GTCAAGTACCACAAGCAAAAGAGATGGATGTCGTCAGTTCTGTGGTTCTCTTTGATATCATTGTATGCTAAGAATGATTTGGGTGAACCATTACGATTGAACTGTCACTCAGGATCATGTTTTGTTGACATTTCTAGCTCTGATGATAGCAGTTGCACACTCTGGAGAATGCTACCTTGTGACTCTGAGAGTTATAGGGGTGATGTGGACTGGGAAGCTCAAAATCAGTTGGTTAAAGATACCTTTTATCTTGTGAACAAGAAGAATGACTGTGCTGTTGCTTTTATTGATGGGGTTCCAGAGTTTGTCAAGAAACCAGGAAATTCATTCAAGTTCAAAGAATTCAATAATCTTGCTGTGACTCGTGACTTGGTGGTATCAGATGGGTACTCTTTTGATGCTTCTGGAACTAATGTGTCTCGTACTGAAcatgatgatgaagataaaaCTTCTGAGAAGAGTGGAGGTCTCCCTTGtattcatattaaaattgacAAAGTCGCTCTGACTGTTGTCCATGAGCTTTTAGATACAAAGGACAGGCTCCCACTCTTTTGTGCTTGCGTGAGTGATACCCAAATTGCTGTACAAAGTTTATCTACGAAGGCCAGGGTTATGAGCACGTCAAGGGCTTTGCTATCTTACTTTGATGCGCAAAGAAATTTATG GAGAGAACTTGTTCAACCGGTTGAAATTTGCATATACTACCGGTCTAGTTTCCAAATTCAGGGTTCCGAAGCACTTTGGCATAGGGTGCCTCTTCGTATCTATTGCAGAATTAAGGAG TTTCAGATATTTCTCACTGAGCTTTCACTGGACATTCTTCTGTTTGTGGTTGGGAAATTGGATTTGGCTGGTCCTTATTTAATCAGAAGCTCTCGTATTCTGGCCAACTGTTGCAAG GTGGAAAACCAGTCAGGCTTAAACCTTCATTGTCACTTTGACGAACAACAAAGTGTGACAGTTGGTAGAAAACAGTCTGCTTCCATTTTCTTAAG GAACTCAACTTTGGTAAATCAAGCTCCAGATAGTTCTTCAGTTGTTTCAATCCAACTTTCCCTTGGTTCCTTTACGACTTCTCCAATCTATCTTTCACTTTTAGAATCTCGATCACTCACTTGGAGAACACGCATAGTGTCAGCCCAAG ATTCAAGAACTTTCCCTGGACCATTTATTGTTGTAGACATTTCAAGGACATCTGAG GATGGTCTGTCAATTGTGGTTTCTCCTCTGATAAGAGTACATAATGAAACGGAGTTCTCAATGGAGCTTCGCTTTCGACGAGTCCAGGAACAAGAAGATGATTTTGCTTCTATTTTGCTAAAGCCAGGGCATACCATTGATGATTCCATGGCGATGTTTGATGCTGTTAGTTTCTCTGGTGGATTGAAGAAGGCATTGATGTCTTTAAGTGTTG GAAACTTCTTATTCTCTTTTAGACCTGGAAGTTCAGATGGCTTGATAAGCTCAAAGAGTTCACTTTCAGCGGAATGGTCAGAAGAACTTACAGGTGGAAAGGCTGTTCGTCTCTCTggaatttttgataaattaagcTATGAAGTCCGAAGGGCTTTATCTGTTCAATCAGAGAAATGTTCCTTCAGTACTGCGCATTGTGTCCTCAAAGCGGGAGATATTCATGTTGCAAGCatgcattttctaattcaaagtATTGGAAGAAATGTGCCTATTATAGAACCAGATAAGTCCAGTGATGGATTCGAGAGTAGGAGTTTGCCAATTGCATTACAAGAGCAGAAggaaatttttcttcttccgaCTGTGCTGGTCACCAATTTATTGCACTTGGATATACATGTCCTCTTGTCGGAGACTG ATCTGTGTACCAACTCTGGCTCTGAGAACATTGGCAAGCAGGCAACAATACCGTGTGGATCAAAGGCTGATTTTTATGCTAATCCTGCCataatgtattttattattactttacCTGCTTTTAGATCAAGCTGCAAACCATTAAACAGCAGTGATTGGGTAAATAAGTTACTTAAGCACAAGAATGATGTCCGTTATTTGGACATTGATCTGGATTTTGGTGCTGGAAAGTATTTTGCTTCCTTAAGATTGTCTCGTGGGCAGAGAGGCATATTGGAG GCTACTATCTTTACATCGTATACCCTGAGGAATGAAACTGATGTTTCTCTACTTTTCTATGCCCCAAATCAGAAGCCTCTATCACG GGATGAAGTACAAAAATCTGGTTTCGGTATTTCTCCTGAAATAGGGCTGCTTTTATCCCCAAAGTCAACTGGATCATGGTTTCTAAA ATCACACAAGTTACGGTTCAGATTGTTGGACGATCATTCATCTGAGGCTTTGTTAGACTTAGATATTTTGTCAGGCCTTACAGagataaaattggaaatagaTGAAGGATCTGGTGTCAAGTATTTTAGCAAGTTTGGAGTTTCTATGGGTCCGTCTTCAAGTAAAGTGGCTGTTCCATCTCAAACAACAACTATTGTCCCAAGGCATGTTGTACTTAATGAGACAGAGGAAAGGATCATTGTCCGTCAATGTTATCTGGAG GATGACAGGGCAGGCATGTTTCCCATCAATAGTAAAGAGAGAAAAACATTGCAGTTGCATGATGGGGTTGACAAGAAGAGAGCATTCAGTTCATTTGAGAATTTCATCCGAAAGCATAgaaatgataatgataaatcATTGATATATATTCAGTTTCAACTGGATGAGTCTGAGCTTGGTTGGTCAGGGCCACTGTGCATCTCTTCCCTTGGGCGGtttttcctaaaatttagaaaaaaatctGATCAAGTGAAAGAACTGGGGAAAAGTATAATAGAATTTGCAGCTGTTCATGTGGCAGAAGAAGGCTCCTCTCTTGTTGTGCACTTTCATAAACCACCAAATGTCAATCTACCATATCGGATTGAGAACTGTTTGCGTGGTGCATCTGTTACATACTATCAAAAG GAATCGTCAGAGGCAGAGGTTCTTGGATCTGAATGCAGTGTTGATTATGTGTGGGATGATTTGACTCTTCCGCATAAATTGGTTGTTCTAATCAATG atATGCATACATTGCGTGAAATTAACTTGGACAAGGTGCGGCCATGGAAGCCCTTTTTCAAACTTAAGCAACACAGAAGCTTAGCATCTTATGCTGCTTTTGGCAAAAAATTGGGAGACCAGAGGACTAGTTTCGGTGAATTTAATGGAATGGAGATAGTAAAGGTGGGGTATGAAGTGCGTGCAGATGGTCCTACACGCATTTTACGAATTTGCGAGTCTTCAGATAGTCATAAGAGAAACACAGCATCCAAGTTCTGTGCTAAGATTCAGCTTAGAATATCTTATTTTGCTCTCCACTTGCTTGAACATCGGAAGCAG GATATGGACGAGAGTGATGCATCGTCATATGCACCAATTGTAGTTGGAAGGCTTGGTAATATCAACCTGGACTCTGTTTTCAGAGATCAGCAGAAATATAACCAGATTTCTGTGCAG TCACTGAACGTGGAGCATAAGAGGTTAGGAGCCCCTTTTGCAGCAATGCTCCGAAGACATCAGTTAGGTTACAGTGAGTCAAATGATTGTGTACTCAAAATTGTTTGTATACTACTTTCGAACAGCTCAAATGTGAAACAAGTTAAATATTCATCAATCATTCTGCAG CCTGTTGATTTGAACCTCGATGAGGAGACCTTGATGAGTATTGCCTCATTTTGGAGGACATCTCTCAGTGACTCAAATACTCAGAGTCGGCAGTTTTACTTTGATCATTTTGAAATTCTTCCAATAAAG attattgCTAACTTTCTTCCTGGGGACTCTTATTCAAGTTATAACTCAGCCCAGGAAACTGTACGGTCACTGCTGCATAGTGTGGTAAAG GTCCCTTCCATAAAAAATATGGTAGTAGAGCTCAATGGTGTTCTTGTTACTCATGCTTTGATTACAGTGCGTGAATTACTTAATAAATGTGGGCAACATTATCTATG GTATGCCATGAGGTCAATCTATATTGCTAAAGGAAGCCCATTGCTTCCACCAGCTTTTGCTTCTATTTTTGATGATTCGGCTTCATCCTCTCTTGATGTCTTCTTTGACCCTTCCTATGGATTGACAAATCTTCCTGGTTTGACTTTAG GTACCTTcaaatttattagtaaatgTATTGATGGCAAAGGGTTCTCAGGGACAAAACGTTACTTCGGTGATCTTGGAAAAACT TTGAAAACAGCAGGGTCTAATGTACTCTTTGCTGCTGTAACTGAAATATCAGACTCAGTATTGAGGGGAGCAGAGACAAGTGGTTTTGATGGATTG GTGAGTGGTTTTCACCAtggaattttgaaattggCTATGGAGCCATCATTATTGGGGAGTGCTTTGATTGGAGGTGGCCCAGATCGAAATATCAACCTTGATCGAAGTCCTGGGATTGATGAG CTGTATATTGAAGGATATCTGCAGGCAATGCTGGATTCGATGTACAGACAAGAATATCTTAGAGTCAGAGTCATTGACAATCAG GTTTTCCTCAAAAACTTACCCCCAAACAATGCTCTCATAAATGAGATCATGGATCGCGTGAAGGGGTTCCTTGAGAGTGAGGGATTGTTGAAAGGAGATCCTTCGAGAACTTCTCGCCCCTCACGCCAGCTCCGAGGAGAAAAT GAATGGAAAATTGGACCGACAGTGTTGACATTGTGTGAACACCTGTTTGTGAGCTTTGCAATCCGCATGCTGAGGAGGAGAGCTGATAAGCTTATAGCTGGCATcaagttaaagaaaaagtcagaAGCTGATAATGATAAAGCAGTTGTCCCTGTACAACGGGGTGAAGGAAGGGACAGTGGGAAGTTTATTTGGAAATGGGGTATTGGGAAATTTGTATTGTCGGGTATTATAGCATATATCGATGGAAGGCTATGTCGTGGTATCCCTAATCCTATAGCAAGGCGGATTGTTGGTGGCTTTTTGTTGAGTTTTCTAGACAAAAGGGATAATCAATGA